The stretch of DNA CGGATCTCGCGCGGCATGTTCCGGTCGAGCGTGGATGCGTAGCCGGTTTCCACGAACGCCATGTGCGCGCCGACTGCCTGCGCCGCAGACACGTGCGTCGACTCGCACGCGGACAGCATCAGATCGATGAGCCGCATCGAGTACTCGACGAGCGACAGGCGCGCGTTCGGCTGAAGCGGGAGGTCCTGGCTCACGAGCTGCACACCAAGGCGCGGCACGTTGTCGACGGCGAGGCGGTCGACGGGGATGTTGTTCACCATCCCGCCATCCGCGAGCATCGCCGGCCCGAACGAGACAGGCTCGAACGCAAACGGGATCGACGTCGACGCGCGCACGGCGAAAGCGACCGGCACATCGGGCGTGAGCGATCGCGAGAACACGTACGGCGCTTCCGTCGACACGTTCGACGCGATCGCGGACAGCCGCACGTCGAGCTGCTTGAACGTGCGGCCGCCCGTGTGCTCGGTGAGCCACGCGAGCAGCCGTTTCCCATCACAGAAGCCGCGCAGGCGC from Paraburkholderia caballeronis encodes:
- a CDS encoding patatin-like phospholipase family protein, whose protein sequence is MKPLRLALSGSGFKVPAHVGALHAIADAGYTTVELAGTSGGSIVAALAACGMSLSDMKTLALTFDWSGMLSFSPLAALRLRGFCDGKRLLAWLTEHTGGRTFKQLDVRLSAIASNVSTEAPYVFSRSLTPDVPVAFAVRASTSIPFAFEPVSFGPAMLADGGMVNNIPVDRLAVDNVPRLGVQLVSQDLPLQPNARLSLVEYSMRLIDLMLSACESTHVSAAQAVGAHMAFVETGYASTLDRNMPREIRQRLFDDGYAATRATLASLPSATPVPVCN